The proteins below are encoded in one region of Paenarthrobacter ilicis:
- a CDS encoding DUF2630 family protein encodes MDDHDLLERIQSLVEEEHQLRDASANSGEDDGAAGSARLAQLEVQLDQCWDLLRQRRAKKEAGGNPDDAEARPVSEVEGYRQ; translated from the coding sequence ATGGACGATCACGACCTTCTGGAACGCATTCAGTCGCTGGTGGAAGAAGAACACCAACTCCGCGATGCGTCGGCCAACTCCGGCGAAGACGACGGCGCCGCAGGCAGTGCGCGCTTGGCCCAACTGGAAGTGCAGCTGGACCAGTGCTGGGACCTGCTGCGCCAACGCCGGGCCAAGAAAGAAGCCGGAGGAAACCCTGACGACGCCGAGGCACGCCCGGTCAGCGAAGTGGAAGGCTACCGGCAGTAG